The genomic segment ATACgcaatatatatgatatatagtatatatatatgtgtatatgtgtgtgtatatatacacatatatagatacatatacatatatacacatatatagatatatgtatatataaatacataatacgCAATACATATGTAGTATAGGTGactaaaatgtataagaaaaatttgaaaattaagaacCATGTTTAAAAAGGATacaggccgggcgtagtggcccacacctgtaattccagcactttgggaggccgagggggtggatcacttgaggtcaagagttcaagattagcctggccaacatggtgaaaccccgtctctactaaaaatacaaaaattaccctggtgtggtggcaggcacctgtggccccagctactcggaaggctgagacaggagaattgcttgaacccgggaaacagaagttgcggtgagctgagattgcaccatggcacggcactccagcctgggcggcagagcaagactgtgtcttcCCCCCcactcccccccccaaaaaaaggctACCAAAATAATAccagttttaccttttttttttttttttgaaatggagtctcattctgttgcccaggctggagtgcagtggtatgatctctgctcaccacaaccttcacctctcaggttcaagcgattctcctgcctcagcctcctgagtagctgggactacaggcatgtgccaccacacctggctaatttttgtattattagtagaggcgggatttcgccatattggccaggctggtcttgatctcctgacctcttgatctgctcgcctcagccttccaaagcgctgggactacagacgtgagccaccgcacccggcataGTTTTGCCATTTTTAGAATCTTTATTCCTATCATTGCTGTGGCTGTAGTTTTCAATTCCTGTATCATCTCTTTCATAAAGACATATATCTTGTTATTTAATCATAGGGAGGCAGTATGAGTGTAATCTTTAAGGACTGAAACATTGCAGCCAGACTctttgggttcaaattccagttctaTAACTTATCAGTTCTGTGTCGTTGGCAGCTTGCTTAACccctctgtgccttagttttcttatctgaagTAGGGACAAAATAGTACTTGCTTCAAGTCCTTCCCATGgttgttgtgagcattaaatgagttaCTACATGTTAATCACTAAGAAGAATGCTTTTCATGAAATATAAAGTAAGTTATTACAGTATATTGCAACGCTATTGTGAAATCAGATTTCTGTTTTTAGAGAAGTTCTGACATAATGTTTCTTTTCACTAATTGTCCTAGTTTCCTAATGGAAGTTGGCTTTCTAGAAAGTAACAAATAATTGATACAAGATAATTATGGTGttgataacttttaaaaataatattctaatcAGAATATGAACAGCGTTCTAATTTAAGTGACATAATATTGTTCAAAAATGTCTTGGTGTAGATTGTTTTAACAGCTCTTTTGAGCTCTAATGGAAATACAATAATCTGTATAtaattaaagtatacaatttgattagttttgatgaatatatatacactcacCTATGAAACCACCACAATTGAAGCAGTAAATATATCCATTACCTGCAGAAGTTTCCTCATGTCCCTCAGTGATCCTTCCTTCCCACTCGTCCCTGCCCCATTACAAGGCACTGCTGATATTTTCTGTCACtctatatttgtttataatttctcaAGCAAGCTTATCCAATCTGCTGCCTGTGGGCCTCATGCAGCCcgggatggctttgaatgcagcccaatgCAAATtagtaaactttcttaaaacattatgagctttttttgcaatttttttaggCTTATCAGCTCTggttagtgttagtatattttgtgtgtggcccaggacaattctttttcttccaatgtggcccagggaagccaaaagattgaacacccCTGTTCTAGAGCTTAAAAAATGCTGTgtatggaatcatacagtgtataCTTTTTTGGTGGTCTGACTCTTCATTCAGTAAAATTATTCTGAGATATAGTCATGGTATTACTTGTAACAATAGttcatttctatttattgttgagtagtagtCTGTTGTATTTatatactacaatttgtttatccactcacctgttgatacacatttgtgttgtttccagtttggagctatTAAGTAAAAAAGCTGCTATTCAAATACaagtctttgtttatttatttatttcagggtttttttgttttttgttttttgtgtttttttttttttgagatggagtcctgctctgtcaccaggctgaagtacagtggctaatcttggctcactgcaacttccgtgtCCCgcattcaagctattctcctaccttaCCCTTCAAATACAAGTCTTTATATGGCTATATGCTTTTCTTTATCTTGGGTAAATTACTAGGAGTagaatggctgggtcatgtggtagaTGTCTGTcaaactttgtaagaaactgccaaactgtttttcaaagtggttgtacatTTTACTTTCCCACTACTAAAGTATGAGAGTGCCAGTTGTTCCAAATCCTTGCCAGTACTTGCTATGGtcattatttttagtttgaaTCATCCCAGTAGGTATGTAATAatttctcactgtggttttatttttcatttttctgatgattaaagATGTTGACCATCATTTAATGTACTTATTTACCATTgtatatgttctttttcttttcttttttttttttttttttttttttttttgagacagagtctctctctgtcgcccaggctggagcagtagcacgatctccgctcacttcAAGTTCCACCccctgggctcatgccattctgctgcctcagtctacagagtagctgggactccaggtgcccaccaccacacctggctaattttttgtatttttagtagagacagggtttcactgtgttcgccaggatgttcttgttctcctgaccttgtgatctgcccaccttcgcctcccaaagtgccgggattataggcgtgaggcacggCGCCCAGCcaggtatatattttttgatgaaACGTCTAGTTAgaccttttgctcatttttacattgagtttttttaaaattatttttgaattttgagaggttcttatatattctgggtttAAGTCCGTTATCAGACATATGCTTTGCAAGgatttttctctcagtctgtgacttgtctttttgtTCCATTAATAGTGTTTTTGAattgtagtttttaattttcataaagtccaatttgccaatcttttattttatggattgtgcttttgttGTACTACCTAAAAATCTTTGCCTGACCCAGGGtcaccaagtttttttttttttttcttggaaattttgtagtttcaggctacatttaggtctctgatgtatttttaattacttgtAACTGGTGCCAGATATATattgaaggtttttgttttgattttttccaagtggatatccagtttaaccagtacttttttttttcttaatacctattcttttctctctgaattaACCTTTGCATCTTtattaaatttcagttgtttgtATGTATGTGGGTCTATTCCTGTACTTTTCATTGAtctattcatgtattttgatTCTAAtactattcattttttattactgaagCTTTATAACAAGTCTTGAAACCAGATAGTGCTAGCAGTTTTACCTTGTTCTTTTTCAGtgttgttttggctattatatacgttctttgcatttccatatggattttagaaATTAGCTTGTCAAGTTTTACAGAAAAAACCTGCCAAGATTTTGGTTGAGATTGCATGGAATCTATAACTCATTTCGGGAAATGTTGATATCTTAATAAAAGTCTTCTATCtctgaaaaagtctttttaaagtaatataggCCTTTTAAATGTCTCAGCAATATTTGATAGTTTTCAGTAATCAAGTCCTTAATTAGATTTGTCCTCAAGTATCATATTTTTTATGCctatataaatgtttttttaacatttcaatttCTTACTGATAGTTGTTAACgtgtagaaatacaattaattgtAGATCCCATTGAATTTTCCACACTTTTATTAGAGTAGcacacttttatttcttcctttccattctggatgctttttatttcttttctatttttttcttttttctttttttttgctggattacattggccagaacttccacTATGATGTTGACTGAAAGTAGAAAAAGCAGACATGCTTGTGTTGTTCATGATCATAGGGAGAAACTatcgaattttttttttaccgttAAGTCTTATATTACTGTAGTTTTTTCATAGACGTTCTTGATCAAGTTGAGAAAGTTCCCTTATActttgcagcatttttttttttttttaaacaggaatggatgttgagttttgtcaaaggctttttctgtctctattgggATGTTTatatggttgtttgtttttagtttgctaATACAGTGAAtgacatttgatttttaaatgttaaaccaatCCAACATTTCCAAACTAAGCACCAATTTTTCACGCTGTTGTATCcatttatatattgttggatttaaTTTACTAACATTTGGCTAAGGAGATTTGTGTCTAGATTCATAGaatattaatagttttcttttctggtaaTATCTTTGGATTAGTATCAGTGTAATACTGGCCTCAAATAATGAGTTGGGAAAATATTCCTTCTTCAGTTTTTTGGCAGTTTGTATAGAATGGGTATTATTCCTTcctaaatgttttgtagaatttaccagtgaagccatctgtgCCTGGGAAACTTTTATAActacaaatttaatttctttaatagatacacAGATTTTCAGGTTGTTCTTATGctttagtaatttgtgtctttcagAGAAGTTGTCCATTTCATCTCAGTTGTCAAGTAAATACAGGAACAAAGGTAAACGTAATAGTTCTTCAGTATCCTTTTAATATCTGCAGAATCTAATGTCATCTGTCGTGTTTATGATATTGGCGAAATTCTATTATTAAGGACACATGTTTTAGATTGTTATGTACTTTTTGttaattgacccctttatcactGTGAAATGAGCACTTTTATATCTGGTAATGTTCTTTTTGCTATAATCTGTCTAGCGTTGAAAGAGTCGCTTCAACTTCTTAGTGCTAGCATAGTATATTTTCtcctatccttttacttttaacctatttgtgtctttttatttaaaatgcgtTTCTCATTGGCAGCATAGAGGGGGCCGGTCTTCCTTTCTTATCCAATCTAACAATCTCTGCCTTTCAATTGAAATGCTACACAATTTGCATTTAATGAGATTATTGATATGGTTAAATTTATGTCTGTCATCATACTTGTTTTTGTCTTGTCCCATGTgttatttgttctcttttctttgtttcctgcTGCCTTTTCAGTTGAGTAGTTTTTAATCTCCCTTCTTGTCTTATTGGTTGTGACCAGCCCTTACGCCTCAGAATATATGATTTAATGGACTTACTAGAGGTAGTCCTAGGTATTGGCATTTCTTTAATAGATTCCCGGATTTGTGAACCACTGGACTAAATGAGCTCCATGGTAACTTTcaacttactagctatgtgactttgatCAAGTTGTGTGACCTCTCTtaattcaatttcctcatctataaaatggatataaGGAAACATATTCATCtgcaagttaaaaatatttaaaatattttaaatagtatgtTCATGTGGTTCAAACTTCAAAAGGTACACAGAGAtttaatatatactattttatacttttgattttttgaattgtaaatttttgtattaatagatttaggtaaaatattttcaaaaactcaAAATGAGGGATTTTATCCTTACAaccactgaaaactcaaaaatctGGTTTTTGAATTGTTAATatgatttaaattataattttaaaatttactgtgtTATAGTTTctagagaaaagtaaaaactatCTTAAATTTTTCTCAGTGCATAATAGGTCTCTTCAGGACAGGAGTATGACTTTTGAAATCGATTtactgcattttttgttttgtgcctCTTCTACAGGTTTTGATTCCCACCATGGCCATCACCCAGTTTcggttatttaaattttgtacCTGCCTAGCAACAGTATTCTCATTCCTAAAGAGATTAATATGCAGGTAAGTTTTATGTTCAAACTGACCTGTTTATCTCCTCGCTGGTTTTGGATACcttcaaaacttaaaattttgtgGACGGGACAGGTTATATTTAAGCTGAATATCTTGATTGcagtatttattcattaattcctagtcatttttaaatactttttctctaCTTCAGATCTAGAAAATAGAGGTTCAGttgtttttgttcattcaaaTTCTTACACTTTCCACTAAAATAATATGCTTAATACTATTTAGGAATAGACAGACCAACTTCCGTTGTTATAATCATCACAGAACTTTGATGTATTTGTTTCATTATAGGAATGTTTTAAAGTGGTTAGGTGAAATTCAGAATAGATATTTCTGCCTATACTACAGTAgtgttgtttttatattaaaaaaaaagttattttgtctATTTAAGTAACATTCCAGAATATGCTAGTCAAGGGCAGGTAGGTCATTTGCTTTAGGACATCATCTGTAGACTTCAGTTCCTTCTGTTTTGTCACAGGATCATACCCAAGAGCTATGATTTCTAAAATGTGTGCTGAGGCAACTCAGGGCTTTACATGAAATTCACAGGGATGCCATAGAATATTTTAACTTTTCCAGTGAAACATAGTGATAGCATCTGTTGAATACCTCAACTCAAAGTAGTTCATATTTGCAACATTAAATCCTGCAGTATTTTTTTATGATGGTATTCTTTAATGTTTGAGATAGTTTTTGTTTACTTATATTTTTGGTGACATCTCGTTGCAAAGCCAGAATTTTAGGTTGTAATTAAAAGCAAGTACTGCACTAAAATTAATGTAGAACTGAAAACAAGAATGATGGTCTCCAGTCTTATTCTAAGGCATATGAAGCTGTGGAGTGTTCAACAGGCACACACATTTCATTAATAAGTACAGTGATTGTggttatttaagaataaaatagaaatatgacgttttctttaaatgtgtattttttacaaTGTCTACTAAGCAGTTAGGACATACTTAAGTATTAAGATTTTTGGGTGTAACTACCTTATTTGGTGGAATTGTTAGGTGTTTCTGTGGCCTAAGGGTACTGTGAAAAAGTTACACACTAAGAGGAGGGTATAGTAAAAGAGGAAATGGATAGCAATcagctctttatatatatatagagagagagagacatgattTAGAGGTTGCACACAACAATTTTTGCACTGCCTGCTTTCCAGAGCTTAGTCATATGGCCCCCTAGCTGCAAGGAAGGATGGGAACTCCAGTCTCTGGCTAAATGACCATTTGATAGCTGCTAAAACTCTGAGACTTAAGTGCCATTGAATTTATTGCTACAAGTAGAGTggtctgagatttaaaaaaaaaaaaagtccagggtaTTGCAAGAGACCAAGTGGGTGAAATGATCATCCAGAGATAATCACTCGAGCAGAAGtcaagaaagaaatggaaaatttaggTGGTTGACTTGAAATCACCCAAGAGGGTAGGATTTGGGAAGTAGAAAAAGGAGTGACCTGAGTGTTTAAATGACCGGAGAATGAGGAAGAGAATGGCCAGAAATTCACCAGGTAAAGCAACATTAAAAATGGGTATTAATTGCCAGAAGACAGGAAGTTAAAATAAGCAGCATTGTGTTAACAGTGGTGATGAAAtatagatgttttctttttgcactactattttttaaaattttcattaaatagaTTACTTTTACGATAAGAAATTTTCTTgatgtaaaaatattaagaacattCCTAttgtaaatgtatacatatttagaattgattgtatgttctattttaaagaaaactgacCATATGTTAGGATAAGTTTCTCTTTGGTGTCTGAAGGAACCTTAgaccatgtattttaaaataccaggcttggccaggcatggtagctcatgtctgtaatcccagtgccttgggaggccgaggtgggaggatagcttgaagccaggagttcaagaccagcctgggcaacacagcagaaccccatctctactgaaaggaaaaaacaggCTTATGTCATAAATTTGatattacttttttatattacttttctatTCAGCCTTTAAACAAATATAGCTttgaatctgtaataaaaatagcTGACTTTATCAATTAGTTCTTATCGATGCTTTGTAGATTATTTGAAGTGAAGTAAGTGACTCATCATCTCTATTACCTgccattttttgtatgttttgcgATGTAGCAGGCACACACTGTCTAGGGATTTTAAATATGTCAGTTAATTAAATCCAAACAACCCTGCAAAAGTGGGTTTGAATAcctgcattttatagatgaggctgTTGAGGCTGAGAAGTAGATAATTCTAACTAGACATAATAGAAGTAACATTGAAAACTGTGGTTTACAGATCCCACAGCACATGTTCTTAACAACTGAGTTATAGTACGTCCTGTTTAATGTGGTACTTCTCCTACTAATCCTTAAAACTAAATTACCGTTTGGTTCAAACCAGTGATTTAATTCTTAATAGTTAATCTTATCAAGAAACCCCATGTATAAAACATAAAAGCCAAGCCACCCTGTTTAAAACAGCAAAGGTGGCCCAGAACTTCACCCACAGAACCCATAGCACTCCAAGGAGCATGCTCTGAAACCatcttgcatttttgtttttgactttataTTCCTCTTGAATTTGTTTATAATTCGAAGTCTTAAGCCAAAAAGCAGTTACGTTGTTCCGTTTCTGtccaagatttaaaaaacattcaCAAGATGTCTGATTTATGACTTTTTTACCATAAATTAATGAGTAACTgttaattattaaaatcaataatCATAAAATTGAGAAAGATCTTGTTTTATAAGCCTTGAATTACCAGATACATAGTGCTTTTACTTTGCTTGTTTTGGTAgttcttgaaataaattatttcatttttgtttcagatCTGGCAGAGGACGGAAATTAAGTGGAGACCAAATAACTTTGCCAACTACAGTTGATTATTCATCAGTTCCTAAGCAGGTaggtttttctttgttcttttgttttgttttgttttgtttttgaaaaattgagTAAGTGTCCTAGaacaatatattaatagaaattactttgatttttgttgtgttgttaaatttatctggtCTGAAAATTCTATTTAGTTCTTcattttatcttgtttctttgttgacattttctattttgttttcattggtttcaagtGTTTGCTATTGCTTGTTGGAGCATTTTTATAATAGCTGTTGTAAAGCCTTAGAGAATTCCAACATATCATTTTGGTGTTGGTATCTGTTGATTAACTTACCTTGAAAATtaagatttattgatttttatgtgCTGAATAATTCTGGGTTGTTTCATGAACATTTTGAATACTATGCTTTGAGACTTTGTCTTATTTAAATCATGTGGAGAAGCTTGGTATTTTTTATCAGATGATCAATCTGGTTAGGCTTAGGTGAAAATGTCCAGTCCTTCTATGGGTTGTAGTTTTAATGTCAGTTCAGTTTTCAgaacatttgcttttgttttactttgttttttgttttttaatagacataatagaataaaatagaacataATATATCAGAATGTCTtgtattttttcaacttttgatCAAGTTTTGATCTGcgatataaaatgtgtattttcctgTGGGTCAAAAATGTGTGAAAACCAGTGTTTTTGTAAAGTCCATTTTTCCAATAAATATCAATGAAATGTTCATTAAGTTGCCCCTTTGTGGCTGATACTGTTGATCAATTAAATTTAGACAGATGTTGAAGAGTGGACTTCCTGGGATGAAGATGCACCCACCAGTGTAAAGATCGAAGGAGGGAATGGGAGTGTGGCAACACAGCAAAATTCTTTGGAACAACTGGAACCTGACTATTTTAAGGACATGACACCAACTATTAGGAAAACTCAGAAAGTATGTTAAGATTTATGCTTTTGGAGattaaactactttttaaattcctATAGTTAAAATTAGATTATACAATTCACATTTCTTAGAAAGCCTATTTCTAACtatctgttgtttgttttctgtcgtGTTAAGTAAGAATTTTATATGTTCAAATGACCTGGACATAGTTCTAGTAAGTTGTACcccaaatcttttaaaattatatttatacatgtatcgAAATCCTACTATATGTCAGATTCTAGACTCCAATCTCTGCCATGGAGACTAAGGTGAATTGGATAAGAGTTCTAACAAGTTCATACTTTAGTAATATCTACAAACTGATAAGTGGATTTTATTGTTTGTAACCATTATAAAACTGATGGAGGACTCTAAGAACTTAAGAATAATTGTGAGTTTGTATTAGTCATCTATACattatttaatctcttttgaATTGAATATGGAAGATCATTTAGAGATACAGGGAATTACTGGAAAAAGCAGAATGCTTgagtattttccttttcatttatcaaaatactacatgtactttttttaaatcaaaaaatgTAGAAGAACTTATAATGAAAAGTTAGACTTCTGACCTATCACTCTTCTTAGCCAGTTCTACTTCCAAGAAGCAGCCACTCAGTAATTTTCTGTTTGGATTTCTTCAAGTGTTTGTCACCATATCTATCTATAATATgagtatatttccatttcttgtttaCCAGTAACAGACATTGTCTATTACATTAATATTATGGTAAATGAAGAATTATTTATTTCCCAGTCACTCTGCTATATCAGAAAAACACACTTAAAGCTCACTTTCCTGTTCAAACATAGAAAAtgttatctcatatatatatatgtgtatatatatatttacacacacttTATAAAAATTAGGACATTATTTCACAATTTATAATGCAGTTGTTCCTCACCTTCTTTCTCTCAACTGATTTCagctatacatttatatttacattgtcTAGGTTGATaacatttacattcttttttgttgagtTGTCCAAATTTCTCAATGCTAAAACAcattaaattgtgtatttttaaaggattctttaagtgagtttcttagtaGAGGAATACCTTGTATTGTGGAAGTATACTGCTGCTCTCAGTAGGAAGCTAGTATATTACACTATAGTGCCTTATTAAATTAATTAGAGTGGAA from the Papio anubis isolate 15944 chromosome 8, Panubis1.0, whole genome shotgun sequence genome contains:
- the EBAG9 gene encoding receptor-binding cancer antigen expressed on SiSo cells, translated to MAITQFRLFKFCTCLATVFSFLKRLICRSGRGRKLSGDQITLPTTVDYSSVPKQTDVEEWTSWDEDAPTSVKIEGGNGSVATQQNSLEQLEPDYFKDMTPTIRKTQKIVIKKREPLNFGIPDGSTGFSSRLAATQDLPFIHQSSELGDLDTWQENTNAWEEEEDAAWQAEEVLRQQKLADREKRAAEQQRKKMEKEAQRLMKKEQNKIGVKLS